A region of Granulicella sibirica DNA encodes the following proteins:
- a CDS encoding glycoside hydrolase family 88 protein, which translates to MRERRCIRFAFVLCVGIGSSLGALAQGPSPARRMADTVVAKWPKAYLPSLNTPGKWTYEEGVLLDGMTAEWRVTGDRRYFEYLKGTIDPHIDGDATGAVPIIGYPADQHSLDNIKTGQSLLTLYRVTLQPKYYRAAKYVRDQLREQKRTPSGGFWHKDIYPNQVWLDGAYMAGPFLAEYGATFHESEAFDEAVGELILMDSKMRDPKTGLMRHGWDESKQMPWADPVTGLSPEVWARAMGWYAMALVDVLEWLPEDYPRRPALLAALNRTAQAITKYQDSTTGLWYQVVDKQAQPGNYFEQSASSMFVYALAKGARLGYLPQNDEANARKGWAGIQKKFVTSGADGLVSLGGTVKVGGLGGKPYRSGTFDYYVHEPVIADDAKGIGAYLLAGSEMEQADTEAKAQGKTVLVDAWFNSQTRTNAAGQTELFHYKWDDDSNNGFSFFGRMFQRYGMRLAEQKTAPTPADLKRVSIYIFASPDIPSKNPRPSYMDPKTVEVVADWVKAGGVLVLMQNDGPNAEFEHFDALGDRFGIHFNPVLRNHVLTEDKTPGLLTIPAGAGGIFEREHHTYMKDTCTITVSGAAKAALTDKGDVMMATVRYGKGIVYAVVDPWLYNEYTDGRNLTPSIDTFAAGLDLVHWLAGEAK; encoded by the coding sequence ATGAGGGAACGGCGGTGTATCCGGTTTGCGTTTGTACTGTGCGTGGGGATTGGGTCCAGCCTGGGGGCTTTGGCCCAGGGACCATCCCCGGCTCGACGGATGGCGGATACCGTCGTTGCCAAGTGGCCGAAGGCGTATCTGCCTTCGCTCAACACGCCCGGGAAATGGACGTATGAAGAGGGTGTGCTGCTCGACGGGATGACGGCCGAATGGCGCGTCACTGGCGATCGCAGATACTTCGAGTACCTCAAGGGAACGATCGACCCGCATATCGACGGCGATGCGACGGGTGCGGTTCCGATTATTGGGTATCCCGCTGACCAGCACTCGCTCGACAACATCAAGACGGGCCAGTCGCTGCTGACGCTCTACCGTGTGACGCTCCAACCGAAGTACTACCGCGCGGCAAAGTATGTTCGCGACCAGCTTCGGGAGCAGAAGCGTACGCCAAGTGGAGGCTTCTGGCACAAGGACATCTATCCCAACCAGGTTTGGCTGGACGGCGCGTACATGGCGGGGCCGTTCCTCGCGGAGTACGGCGCGACCTTTCACGAATCCGAGGCATTCGATGAGGCGGTTGGCGAACTCATCCTGATGGACTCGAAGATGCGCGACCCGAAGACCGGGTTGATGCGTCATGGATGGGATGAGTCGAAGCAGATGCCGTGGGCCGACCCCGTGACGGGTCTGAGTCCCGAGGTGTGGGCACGTGCGATGGGCTGGTACGCGATGGCGCTGGTCGATGTGCTGGAGTGGCTGCCGGAAGACTATCCTCGGAGGCCAGCTTTGCTGGCTGCGCTCAACCGGACGGCGCAGGCGATCACGAAGTACCAGGATTCTACGACAGGGCTTTGGTACCAGGTCGTCGATAAGCAAGCGCAGCCGGGGAATTACTTCGAGCAGTCGGCCAGTTCGATGTTTGTTTATGCGCTCGCCAAGGGAGCGCGGCTTGGGTATCTTCCGCAAAACGACGAGGCGAACGCGAGGAAGGGCTGGGCTGGGATCCAAAAGAAGTTTGTGACTTCCGGAGCGGATGGGCTGGTCTCTTTGGGCGGAACGGTGAAGGTCGGCGGTTTGGGTGGGAAGCCGTATCGCTCCGGCACGTTTGATTACTACGTTCATGAGCCCGTGATTGCTGACGACGCCAAGGGCATCGGGGCTTACCTGCTTGCGGGCAGCGAGATGGAGCAGGCGGACACTGAGGCAAAGGCGCAGGGAAAAACGGTGCTCGTGGACGCGTGGTTCAACTCGCAGACGCGCACCAACGCTGCTGGGCAGACGGAACTCTTTCACTACAAGTGGGACGACGATTCGAACAACGGCTTTTCATTCTTTGGGCGCATGTTTCAGCGCTACGGCATGAGGCTCGCCGAGCAGAAGACGGCGCCAACGCCTGCCGATCTCAAGCGGGTGAGCATTTATATCTTCGCGTCACCCGACATTCCATCCAAGAATCCGCGCCCGAGCTACATGGACCCCAAGACGGTTGAGGTTGTCGCGGACTGGGTGAAGGCGGGCGGCGTACTCGTCCTGATGCAGAACGACGGGCCGAACGCGGAGTTCGAGCACTTCGACGCGCTGGGTGACCGGTTCGGGATCCACTTCAATCCGGTCCTGCGCAATCACGTCCTGACGGAAGACAAGACCCCGGGGCTCCTCACGATTCCGGCAGGCGCGGGAGGGATCTTCGAGCGGGAGCACCACACCTACATGAAGGACACGTGCACCATCACCGTCTCCGGCGCGGCGAAGGCGGCGCTGACGGACAAAGGCGATGTCATGATGGCAACCGTGCGGTACGGGAAGGGAATCGTGTACGCAGTGGTCGACCCATGGCTCTATAACGAGTACACGGACGGAAGAAACCTCACCCCATCGATCGACACCTTCGCTGCGGGGCTGGATCTTGTCCACTGGCTTGCAGGTGAGGCGAAGTAA
- a CDS encoding Hpt domain-containing protein produces MALMLRKLWQKNLPVLRSRLDSFNTVAAAAEAGEITEAMRFEAAGTAHKLAGALGTFGYTEGTRLARLMEEALSPEDGSAPDPARLRLLANDLRDSLSLERIAD; encoded by the coding sequence ATGGCGCTGATGCTGCGGAAGCTCTGGCAGAAAAACCTTCCTGTCCTCCGATCACGTCTCGATTCCTTCAATACGGTCGCCGCGGCAGCCGAAGCCGGCGAGATCACCGAGGCAATGCGCTTTGAGGCGGCCGGTACGGCTCACAAACTTGCAGGCGCGCTCGGCACCTTCGGTTACACGGAAGGTACGCGGCTGGCGAGGCTCATGGAGGAAGCGCTCTCCCCGGAAGACGGTTCCGCGCCCGACCCCGCACGATTGCGTCTCCTGGCGAACGATCTTCGCGATTCGCTCTCGCTCGAACGCATCGCCGACTGA
- a CDS encoding response regulator — protein sequence MRRILIIDDEDDIREVAALSLEATAGWSITTASSGAEGIRMAVESDPKPEAILMDVMMPEMDGPTTFRKMQVTPGVAGIPVLLLTAKVQGVDQRRFAGLGFSAVLFKPFDPLTLASQIADVLGWKEPLAL from the coding sequence ATGCGCCGAATCCTCATCATTGATGACGAAGATGACATTCGCGAAGTAGCCGCACTCTCCCTCGAGGCGACGGCCGGGTGGTCGATTACGACCGCCTCTTCAGGCGCGGAGGGCATCCGGATGGCGGTCGAGTCCGATCCAAAGCCGGAAGCCATCCTGATGGATGTCATGATGCCCGAAATGGATGGGCCGACGACATTCCGCAAGATGCAGGTGACCCCGGGAGTTGCGGGAATCCCGGTGCTTCTCCTCACCGCGAAGGTTCAGGGCGTCGATCAGCGCAGATTTGCGGGACTCGGCTTCTCTGCTGTATTGTTCAAGCCATTCGATCCTCTTACGCTTGCCAGCCAGATAGCTGATGTTCTTGGCTGGAAAGAACCGCTGGCACTCTAG
- a CDS encoding ATP-binding protein codes for MNSSGPIALLLLTASSGGLLIAWLRTRRRIAALKAQLAEAGEKLRLDDLETTRRTQLDTVRNEFISTVSHELRTPLTSIRGALGLLSAGLMGSVDAKANKLLRIAITNTDRLIRLVNDILDLERLESGRAPLQLQRCLLGDLVTQAMETMSPMADAAGVKLVYSPPANSLPAPVAPESEPAEVTPVVLDGNTEGRQRPGTPYLERRREERRGDGERRRGRDSGGPIPLYFDGESDRILQVLLNLLSNSIKFSPPNTTVTIYVEASPDLLQLRVSDEGRGIPQDKLETVFDRFQQVDATDAREKGGTGLGLAICRSIIQQHGGAIWAQRNPTVGASLCVDLPRSNRSTDRIPGKVPQPLSPAPGRDAGAVLVCDDDPGIRTVVTEHLRRRGYTVLETSTGEQALEIASRQKLSAILLDLYMPNGLNGWETLQRLKDSPVTAKIPVVILSVLSSSERPAMENEAQGWVQKPFNENFLFSELGRVLRLG; via the coding sequence ATGAATTCTTCAGGCCCCATCGCCCTGCTTCTGCTCACCGCGTCAAGCGGCGGACTGCTCATCGCATGGCTGCGAACCCGGAGAAGGATCGCCGCGTTGAAGGCGCAACTCGCGGAGGCGGGAGAGAAGCTGCGCCTCGACGATCTTGAGACCACCCGCCGCACGCAGCTCGACACAGTCCGGAACGAATTCATCTCGACGGTCTCCCATGAGCTACGCACCCCACTCACCAGCATTCGCGGCGCACTCGGCCTCCTCTCCGCGGGTCTGATGGGTTCGGTCGATGCCAAAGCAAACAAACTGCTGAGGATCGCGATCACCAACACGGACCGGCTGATCCGCTTGGTAAACGATATCCTCGACCTGGAACGGTTGGAATCAGGCCGGGCGCCTCTGCAGTTGCAGCGATGCCTCCTGGGCGATCTGGTTACGCAGGCGATGGAAACGATGTCGCCAATGGCGGATGCCGCCGGCGTCAAGCTCGTCTATTCGCCACCGGCCAACTCTCTTCCTGCTCCCGTCGCACCAGAATCGGAACCGGCGGAAGTCACTCCCGTCGTCCTCGATGGCAACACAGAAGGGCGGCAACGCCCGGGCACGCCGTATCTGGAGCGCCGCCGTGAGGAACGCAGAGGCGATGGGGAGCGTCGTCGGGGCCGCGATTCCGGAGGGCCTATTCCCCTCTATTTCGACGGCGAATCCGACCGTATCCTCCAGGTGCTCCTCAATCTCCTCTCGAACTCCATCAAGTTCTCGCCGCCGAATACGACGGTCACGATCTATGTCGAGGCGTCCCCTGATCTCCTCCAGCTTCGCGTAAGCGACGAGGGCCGAGGCATTCCGCAGGACAAGCTGGAGACGGTCTTTGATCGGTTCCAGCAGGTTGACGCGACCGACGCCCGCGAGAAGGGCGGTACCGGCCTCGGTCTGGCCATCTGCCGCAGCATCATCCAGCAGCACGGCGGCGCAATCTGGGCGCAGCGGAACCCGACTGTCGGCGCGAGCCTGTGCGTTGACCTTCCCCGCAGCAATCGTTCGACGGACCGTATTCCCGGGAAGGTGCCGCAACCCCTCAGCCCTGCTCCTGGACGTGACGCCGGAGCGGTTCTTGTCTGCGATGACGACCCGGGAATCCGCACGGTGGTGACCGAGCACTTGCGGCGGCGCGGCTATACCGTGCTGGAGACCTCCACCGGTGAGCAGGCCCTTGAAATCGCGTCGCGCCAGAAGCTGAGCGCGATCCTTCTCGACCTTTACATGCCGAACGGTCTTAACGGGTGGGAGACCCTTCAGAGGCTCAAGGACAGTCCCGTGACCGCGAAGATCCCAGTCGTTATCCTGTCGGTGCTCTCCTCCAGCGAACGCCCCGCGATGGAAAACGAAGCGCAGGGATGGGTGCAGAAGCCCTTCAATGAGAACTTCCTGTTCTCGGAGCTTGGCCGGGTATTGCGCCTGGGCTGA
- a CDS encoding 1,9-bis(guanidino)-5-aza-nonane synthase — protein MPTKKELLAAQIQHIDIKQHNVVPLVDAMASMAFSSRDTARAASIYDMMLRDTDCGVILCLAGSLISAGLQKVFVDLIRNNMVDAIVSTGANIVDQDFFEALGYRHYIASDQYKYGNEDGVLRELMIDRIYDTFIDEEELRECDATTEKITNSLEHRPYSSREFIRAMGAYLVENGRTPAEGNNDSIILAAYEKDVPIFCPAFSDCSAGFGLVAHQHARQGKPMVSIDSAKDFYELTKLKIENPSTGLLMIGGGVPKNFAQDIVVAAEILGVDAPMHKYAIQITVADSRDGALSGSTLKEASSWGKVDTVWEQMVYSEATLALPLIAGYAFHKEAFAERTGKKWTQVLERAVVNA, from the coding sequence ATGCCTACGAAAAAAGAACTTCTCGCCGCCCAGATCCAGCACATTGATATCAAGCAGCACAACGTCGTTCCGCTGGTCGACGCCATGGCCTCCATGGCCTTCTCCTCCCGCGATACGGCGCGTGCGGCCAGCATCTACGACATGATGCTGCGCGATACCGACTGCGGCGTCATCCTCTGCCTCGCCGGCTCGCTGATCTCGGCCGGCCTCCAGAAGGTCTTCGTCGACCTCATCCGCAACAACATGGTCGACGCCATCGTTTCGACCGGCGCGAACATCGTCGACCAGGACTTCTTCGAGGCGCTGGGCTACCGGCACTACATCGCCAGCGATCAGTACAAGTACGGCAACGAAGACGGCGTCCTGCGTGAATTGATGATCGACCGCATCTACGACACGTTCATCGACGAGGAAGAGCTGCGTGAGTGCGACGCCACCACGGAGAAGATCACGAACTCCCTCGAGCACCGCCCCTACAGCTCGCGCGAGTTTATCCGCGCGATGGGAGCCTATCTCGTCGAGAACGGTCGCACCCCCGCCGAGGGGAACAACGATTCGATCATCCTCGCGGCCTACGAGAAGGACGTGCCAATCTTCTGTCCCGCGTTCTCGGATTGCTCCGCCGGCTTCGGCCTCGTTGCCCACCAGCACGCCCGCCAGGGCAAGCCCATGGTCTCGATTGACTCCGCCAAGGACTTCTACGAGCTCACCAAGCTGAAGATCGAGAACCCGTCGACCGGCCTTCTGATGATCGGCGGCGGCGTCCCCAAGAACTTCGCCCAGGATATCGTCGTCGCGGCCGAGATTCTGGGCGTCGACGCACCGATGCACAAGTACGCCATTCAGATTACGGTGGCGGACTCGCGCGACGGCGCTCTCTCCGGCTCGACGCTGAAGGAAGCGAGTTCCTGGGGCAAGGTCGATACCGTGTGGGAGCAGATGGTCTACTCCGAAGCGACGCTCGCGCTTCCCCTCATTGCCGGCTACGCGTTCCACAAGGAGGCCTTCGCCGAGCGCACGGGCAAAAAGTGGACGCAAGTGCTCGAACGGGCCGTCGTCAACGCGTAA